Proteins from a single region of Anastrepha ludens isolate Willacy chromosome 5, idAnaLude1.1, whole genome shotgun sequence:
- the LOC128865375 gene encoding transmembrane protein 230 translates to MPAIRRHRVSSGSIQASDSDGGRDDVDSYDYNFQDSQFFMSDKQKLPWKTISFVIFFLIVGMICMTTAGLIFTEVLDKTYVDRASPLLILGSLMIIPGGYYGYILASILMERDGFSWEDIPEI, encoded by the exons ATGCCTGCAATCCGACGGCACAGAGTGTCTTCTGGAAGCATTCAGGCTTCAGATAGTGACGGTGGAAGGGATGATGTTGATAGCTATGATTACAATTTCCAGGACAGTCAATTTTTTAtgagcgataaacaaaaactaccATGGAAGACAATATCgttcgtgattttttttctaattgtagGAATG ATTTGCATGACCACAGCAGGTCTGATTTTCACAGAAGTTTTAGACAAAACATACGTTGATCGTGCATCTCCTTTACTTATCCTTGGATCTCTAATGATTATCCCAGGAGGTTATTATGGCTATATATTGGCGTCAATTTTAATGGAACGTGACGGCTTTTCATGGGAAGATATTCCAGAAATTTGA
- the LOC128862800 gene encoding thioredoxin-related transmembrane protein 2 homolog: protein MSFQKQLRELLKPYYWINIFLSISYVLAKKLVPLCGKLFKHRGEDMCELDSRETEILFFLLIVVMIRSRKTGSVTMVNYLSASFLYTKVANAILWAYSDFRYGIGFFLLCVLVSTVLPEPSYSGPEHIIYFRNMHTFEEELVRDKRINWMICFYTVWNPSCVNFAPIFAELSAEYNLENLKFGKVDIGRFPDVAQKYRISDSSFSRQLPTVICFKNGKEVERRPCVDAKGKLQKFFFSADNIRAAFGLNQLYKECVENSIKKPKQMITTATTAVKKSQ from the coding sequence ATGTCGTTCCAAAAGCAGCTTCGTGAGCTTTTAAAGCCGTATTAttggataaatatttttctttcaatttcatATGTACTCGCGAAAAAATTGGTTCCATTATGTGGAAAACTTTTTAAGCATCGCGGAGAAGATATGTGCGAATTGGATAGCCGTGAAACcgagattttattttttctactaaTTGTGGTTATGATACGGTCACGCAAAACAGGAAGCGTCACGATGGTTAATTACCTGTCTGCGTCTTTCCTCTACACAAAGGTGGCGAATGCCATTCTTTGGGCTTACAGTGATTTTCGGTACGGCATTGGTTTCTTTTTATTGTGCGTATTAGTCAGTACTGTATTGCCAGAACCATCTTACAGTGGTCCTGAACACATAATCTACTTTCGTAATATGCATACTTTTGAAGAAGAATTGGTTCGAGACAAACGAATAAATTGGATGATTTGTTTCTATACAGTATGGAATCCAAGCTGCGTAAATTTTGCTCCCATTTTCGCTGAACTTTCCGCCGAAtacaatttggaaaatttgaagTTTGGCAAAGTGGACATTGGCCGTTTTCCAGATGTAGCACAAAAATATCGAATATCTGATAGCAGTTTTTCACGTCAATTGCCAACAgttatatgttttaaaaatggaaaagaagTGGAACGGCGGCCATGCGTAGATGCAAAAGGaaagttacaaaaattttttttctcagcgGATAATATACGTGCCGCATTTGGCTTGAACCAGCTTTATAAAGAATGTGTCGAGAATTCCATAAAGAAGCCCAAGCAGATGATCACCACTGCAACCACagcagtaaaaaaatcacaatag
- the LOC128862817 gene encoding 40S ribosomal protein S11 isoform X1, which translates to MADQQTERSFSKQFSIPVIRRKSPNVKRRLRMYRNIGLGFRTPAEAIDGTYIDKKCPFTGNVRIRGRILTGAVRKCKMQRTIVIRRDYLHFVRKYSRFEKRHRNMSVHCSPCFRDVEIGDIVTVGECRPLSKTVRFNVLKVSKGQGSKKSFKKF; encoded by the exons ATGGCTGATCAG CAAACTGAGCGATCCTTTAGCAAGCAGTTTTCTATACCGGTGATACGAAGGAAATCACCAAATGTGAAAAGAAGGCTTCGTATGTACCGCAATATAGGCCTAGGATTTCGAACGCCTGCCGAG gctATTGATGGTACTTACATCGACAAAAAGTGCCCATTCACGGGTAATGTACGGATTCGTGGTCGTATTTTGACTGGCGCCGTGCGTAAATGTAAAATGCAGCGTACCATCGTCATTCGTCGTGATTACTTACATTTTGTTCGCAAATACAGCCGTTTTGAAAAGCGGCACAGGAATATGAGCGTACATTGCTCACCATGCTTCAG AGATGTCGAAATCGGTGATATTGTTACAGTCGGTGAGTGTCGTCCACTTTCTAAGACTGTACGTTTCAACGTCCTCAAAGTTAGCAAAGGACAGGGGTCTAAAAAgagttttaaaaagttttaa
- the LOC128862817 gene encoding 40S ribosomal protein S11 isoform X2, which produces MADQQTERSFSKQFSIPVIRRKSPNVKRRLRMYRNIGLGFRTPAENERAFQKQFGINLNRKLKPGVTKKKTLRRYRDIGLGFKTPREAIDGTYIDKKCPFTGNVRIRGRILTGAVRKCKMQRTIVIRRDYLHFVRKYSRFEKRHRNMSVHCSPCFRDVEIGDIVTVGECRPLSKTVRFNVLKVSKGQGSKKSFKKF; this is translated from the exons ATGGCTGATCAG CAAACTGAGCGATCCTTTAGCAAGCAGTTTTCTATACCGGTGATACGAAGGAAATCACCAAATGTGAAAAGAAGGCTTCGTATGTACCGCAATATAGGCCTAGGATTTCGAACGCCTGCCGAG AACGAAAGAGCGTTCCAAAAACAATTTGGCATCAACCTTAACAGAAAACTTAAGCCTGGAGTGACAAAGAAGAAAACTCTTCGTCGCTACCGTGACATCGGCTTAGGTTTTAAAACACCCCGTGAA gctATTGATGGTACTTACATCGACAAAAAGTGCCCATTCACGGGTAATGTACGGATTCGTGGTCGTATTTTGACTGGCGCCGTGCGTAAATGTAAAATGCAGCGTACCATCGTCATTCGTCGTGATTACTTACATTTTGTTCGCAAATACAGCCGTTTTGAAAAGCGGCACAGGAATATGAGCGTACATTGCTCACCATGCTTCAG AGATGTCGAAATCGGTGATATTGTTACAGTCGGTGAGTGTCGTCCACTTTCTAAGACTGTACGTTTCAACGTCCTCAAAGTTAGCAAAGGACAGGGGTCTAAAAAgagttttaaaaagttttaa